The following is a genomic window from Longimicrobiaceae bacterium.
CGCGGCGTCTGCCGCGGAGAGCCGTTCCACGTCCCCGGTCTGCACCGCCTGCTCCACCTGCTGCTGCGCCTGCCCGAGCTGCGCTTCCGCCCGCTGCAGCCCGGCGCGCGCCTGGGCCACCCCGGTGTACGTCTCCCGCTCGAAGCTCGCCGCCCCCTTCACCGTCTGCACCAGGTTGGGGATGAGCTGGTTCCGGTTGGTCAGCTCCACCCCGATGTTGGACTTCAGCTCGTCCGTCCGCTCGTCCAGCTCCTGGATGCGGTTGTAGCCGCACGCCGGGAGGGTCGCCGCCGCGAAAAGGAGCACCGCCAGTCTCACACGCCGCATCGTCTT
Proteins encoded in this region:
- a CDS encoding LemA family protein; amino-acid sequence: MRRVRLAVLLFAAATLPACGYNRIQELDERTDELKSNIGVELTNRNQLIPNLVQTVKGAASFERETYTGVAQARAGLQRAEAQLGQAQQQVEQAVQTGDVERLSAADAAVTRSIGTYLNLAVEAYPQLRATQNFTMLQDQLAESENRISVARRDYNAGVREYNTYIRQFPQVITARAVGAERKEPFEAPAGSEQTPTVDFGQP